Proteins from one Acidiphilium multivorum AIU301 genomic window:
- a CDS encoding purine-cytosine permease family protein produces the protein MTNQAQKAGDTKSGFSVESKGIAQVTPEEAYGKPSHLFGLWMAVNVEFATITTGAIATGVFGLSVPDAVVAIVGANILGCLLLGLFSTYGVDYGLPMMILCERWFGRFGNRVLSFLNFLNGFSWFAINTVIGAYFVHRVLGASLVVGIVGLTIIQVLIAIVGHDFIIKAEKVFFWFLGAVFAILTALTLAHIPHLPVADPKKLAEVGGRSGAILLTVSIMLSWLGGWILYSGDYSRYMCYRHNREAIKRGVFWNAFLGCFISSTWLEVVGAVIGGTVALNSPADLFSSWLPGWFRVPLIVAIVIGTISPNVLNIYSASLSALASGIRMKQWQAALLTGGVGLIISLLAYQHFYKNYELLLFFLGYVIFPRFPVMAIGHLRPRVSRFASIDVTTVGFLSWLAGVVCSVPFWNQYPVFVGAFAAVHPEFGDISFFIGAFVAAIVYLLATIPRTAPIPAGAVPSA, from the coding sequence ATGACAAACCAGGCCCAGAAAGCGGGCGATACGAAATCGGGCTTCTCGGTCGAATCCAAGGGCATCGCCCAGGTCACTCCGGAGGAAGCCTATGGCAAGCCCTCGCATCTCTTCGGACTCTGGATGGCGGTGAACGTCGAATTCGCCACCATCACCACCGGGGCGATCGCAACCGGCGTATTCGGCCTCTCGGTGCCCGACGCGGTCGTGGCGATCGTCGGCGCCAACATTCTGGGTTGCCTGCTGCTCGGCCTCTTCTCGACCTATGGCGTCGATTACGGCCTGCCGATGATGATCCTGTGCGAACGCTGGTTCGGGCGGTTCGGCAACCGGGTCCTTTCGTTCCTCAACTTTCTCAACGGCTTTTCATGGTTCGCGATCAACACCGTGATCGGCGCCTATTTCGTCCATCGCGTGCTCGGCGCCAGCCTGGTCGTCGGCATCGTCGGCCTCACGATCATCCAGGTGCTGATCGCGATCGTCGGGCATGACTTCATCATCAAGGCGGAAAAGGTCTTCTTCTGGTTCCTTGGCGCCGTCTTCGCGATCCTGACGGCGCTGACCCTCGCCCATATCCCACATCTGCCGGTCGCCGATCCGAAGAAGCTCGCGGAAGTGGGAGGTCGTTCCGGCGCGATCCTGCTCACCGTCTCGATCATGCTCTCGTGGCTGGGCGGCTGGATCCTGTATTCGGGCGACTATTCGCGCTACATGTGCTACCGGCACAACCGCGAGGCGATCAAGCGCGGCGTCTTCTGGAACGCCTTCCTCGGCTGCTTCATCTCGTCGACCTGGCTCGAGGTGGTCGGAGCGGTCATCGGCGGCACCGTCGCGCTGAACAGCCCGGCCGACCTGTTCTCGTCCTGGCTGCCCGGCTGGTTCCGCGTTCCGCTGATCGTCGCCATCGTCATCGGCACGATCAGCCCGAACGTGCTGAACATATATTCCGCCAGCCTTTCCGCCCTCGCTTCGGGAATCCGCATGAAGCAATGGCAGGCGGCCCTGCTGACGGGCGGCGTCGGACTGATCATCTCGCTGCTCGCCTACCAGCATTTCTACAAGAACTACGAACTCCTGCTCTTCTTCCTCGGCTACGTGATCTTCCCGCGCTTCCCGGTGATGGCGATCGGCCATCTCCGCCCGCGCGTCTCGCGCTTCGCGTCGATCGACGTGACGACGGTCGGCTTCCTCTCCTGGCTCGCCGGCGTCGTCTGCAGCGTGCCGTTCTGGAACCAGTATCCGGTCTTCGTCGGCGCCTTCGCGGCCGTTCATCCGGAATTCGGCGACATTTCCTTCTTCATCGGCGCGTTCGTCGCCGCGATCGTCTATCTCCTCGCCACCATCCCGCGCACGGC